The following are encoded together in the Argopecten irradians isolate NY chromosome 5, Ai_NY, whole genome shotgun sequence genome:
- the LOC138323480 gene encoding B9 domain-containing protein 1-like, which yields MAQTVFLLMAGGQIESAEFPEFDDIYCKYCFTYGSDWLITSGLEEGITQITKKSKDERQQFVWNFPLDITFKSTNPHGWPQLVIHCYGIDVFGQDVVRGYGMCHVPITPGRHKRKVPMFVPESASALQKFTAWFLGRRPEFVDPKVVAQGEGREVTRVRSQGFVTVSFNIVSKDMKKLGYDVIPSEVSTTVLPENVGMSTKGQTEA from the exons atggcGCAGACGGTATTTCTCCTTATGGCAGGTGGACAAATCGAATCAGCAGAG TTTCCTGAATTTGAcgatatttattgtaaatactGTTTTACATATGGATCTGACTGGTTGATAACATCA GGTTTGGAAGAAGGTATCACACAGATAACTAAGAAAAGTAAAGATGAAAGACAACAGTTTGTTTGGAACTTTCCACTGGACATTACATTCAAGAGTACAAATCCACATGGTT GGCCACAGCTGGTGATACACTGCTATGGAATTGATGTATTCGGACAAGATGTTGTGAGAGGTTATGGAATGTGTCATGTGCCTATCACTCCAGGAAG ACATAAACGGAAAGTACCTATGTTTGTTCCTGAGTCAGCATCAGCACTTCAAAAGTTCACAGCATGGTTTCTAGGAAGACGACCAGAATTTGTAGACCCAAAAGTTGTGGCTCAAGGAGAGGGAAGAGAAG taacaCGTGTACGATCCCAAGGTTTTGTGACAGTGTCTTTTAACATTGTTTCAAAGGATATGAAAAAGTTAGGTTACGATGTCATTCCATCAGAGGTGTCTACAACTGTTTTACCAGAAAACGTCGGCATGTCTACCAAAGGACAGACAGAAGCATAG